Proteins encoded in a region of the Trypanosoma brucei gambiense DAL972 chromosome 11, complete sequence genome:
- a CDS encoding T. brucei spp.-specific protein, translating into MFVEVTGDAVLYPRRAVLSYIASCEPHGMQFDICPPLLSEKHTCAMDVVGLLRGVICISSLTLGMRGVVGCMRVSKPHLTRQQSYVFFPFCFIPTSSAPFVAGRYSAVIKEKMIRMHGKHYFCIKVPVLRLAAFQGVQGGGGGQGVIRGHLSGCGAVSCVLFSSKKAAVMMCEMDSFFKAMSSW; encoded by the coding sequence ATGTTTGTGGAAGTCACTGGTGATGCCGTGCTGTACCCACGACGGGCTGTATTATCTTACATTGCTTCTTGCGAGCCCCACGGTATGCAGTTTGATATTTGCCCGCCCTTACTCTCTGAGAAACACACATGTGCCATGGATGTTGTTGGGTTGCTCCGGGGTGTAATATGCATATCGTCTTTAACCCTGGGAATGCGCGGTGTGGTGGGTTGCATGAGAGTTAGCAAACCACACCTTACTCGCCAGCAAAgctatgttttctttcctttttgctttattcCCACTTCTTCAGCGCCGTTTGTTGCTGGTCGATATTCCGCCGTAATTAAAGAGAAAATGATTCGTATGCACGGTAAACACTACTTTTGTATAAAAGTGCCAGTGTTGCGCCTTGCAGCTTTCCAAGGCGTGCagggcggggggggggggcaggGTGTTATTCGAGGTCACTTGAGTGGCTGCGGCGCGGTGAGTTGTGTTCTTTTCAGCTCTAAAAAGGCCGCGGTAATGATGTGTGAGATGGATTCGTTTTTTAAGGCGATGTCGAGCTGgtaa
- a CDS encoding clathrin coat assembly protein, putative, producing the protein MNSKDTNELKRGAGYLKEKAIIGLTRVTGNELDRAIYKVTSHKLKAPKEKHMQRVLAATRGYSSQKTHKGRNTCEYIVSEFEKRLHTHNWIVVLKTLVTFHRLMKDGSDEVNNCIQQNRNIFCFRNIKDLSESSEGAVQSVFIRQYMYYLEERSSSQRKLGASKRMENSEFGVFLRSLDVDTLGPVFESLLVQLSALVEVQYKEAIVDNFCTMEAFQRLVNDGKLLYQILSDRAIFILDGFSGFTLQQKKDWVRRYREYTVVGERLRLLFESIANSKRMFDEPPPPLKALPGSLLESLEREVRLSSIAHEDITETLESLGITADEKTPLKATTSDGTMAIYSPVGAEKALDTTETGAPPVTEPKKESGFSIDDLFVPPPVTDSHQQTSYNPSTIPQGTQMEGPLIQTEANPNMTYTFPTGVPVGQNFFGQQPTGNSLTWEAPSPAPGSMQPQSAAGIVPSWSDSSASWGRGNCGSNTVDPFKDLYASQKGGQ; encoded by the coding sequence ATGAACTCTAAAGACACGAATGAGTTGAAAAGGGGTGCTGGGTacctaaaagaaaaagcaataaTTGGGCTTACGCGTGTGACGGGAAATGAACTGGATCGTGCCATATACAAAGTTACAAGTCACAAGCTTAAGGCCCCTAAGGAGAAGCACATGCAGCGGGTTTTGGCCGCGACACGCGGATATAGTAGCCAAAAAACTCACAAAGGTCGCAACACATGCGAGTACATTGTTTCTGAGTTTGAGAAGCGTCTTCATACACACAACTGGATCGTTGTATTGAAAACGTTGGTGACGTTTCATCGCTTAATGAAGGATGGTTCGGACGAGGTGAATAATTGTATACAGCAAAACCgtaatattttttgctttcgcAACATAAAGGACCTTTCAGAGAGTTCCGAAGGGGCCGTACAAAGTGTGTTTATCCGCCAGTATATGTATTACCTCGAGGAGCGTTCCTCTTCTCAACGGAAGCTAGGTGCTTCTAAACGTATGGAAAACAGTGAATTTGGCGTTTTTCTTCGGTCCCTCGATGTTGACACTCTTGGCCCCGTCTTTGAGTCGCTGTTGGTGCAACTTTCTGCACTTGTCGAGGTACAGTACAAGGAGGCTATAGTTGACAACTTTTGCACGATGGAGGCTTTTCAAAGGCTGGTGAACGATGGGAAGCTACTCTATCAGATACTTTCAGACCGGGCAATCTTTATACTTGACGGCTTTAGTGGGTTTACTCTTCAGCAGAAAAAGGATTGGGTAAGGCGGTATCGGGAATACACTGTAGTGGGAGAGAGACTGCGCTTACTTTTCGAATCAATCGCAAACTCAAAAAGGATGTTTGACGAACCTCCTCCACCCCTAAAGGCGCTTCCCGGGTCTTTATTAGAGAGCCTGGAGAGAGAAGTCCGTTTGAGTAGCATAGCTCACGAGGACATAACCGAGACGCTCGAGAGTCTGGGTATAACTGCCGATGAAAAGACCCCACTGAAGGCGACAACTTCAGATGGCACAATGGCAATATACTCACCAGTGGGGGCTGAGAAGGCGCTTGACACCACAGAGACAGGAGCACCTCCGGTCACTGAGCCCAAAAAAGAGTCTGGTTTCTCAATTGATGATCTGTTTGTGCCTCCTCCTGTCACCGACTCTCATCAACAAACATCTTATAACCCGTCCACAATACCTCAAGGTACCCAGATGGAGGGGCCCCTTATTCAAACTGAGGCGAACCCAAACATGACCTACACTTTCCCAACCGGGGTTCCTGTTGGTCAAAACTTCTTCGGCCAACAACCGACAGGGAATTCATTGACGTGGGAGGCCCCCAGCCCTGCACCGGGTTCGATGCAGCCGCAGTCTGCAGCGGGCATCGTTCCCTCGTGGAGTGATTCGTCAGCATCATGGGGTCGAGGTAATTGCGGTAGCAATACTGTGGATCCGTTTAAGGATCTTTACGCGAGCCAGAAGGGAGGCCAGTAG
- a CDS encoding 60S ribosomal protein L17, putative translates to MVHYSRKPQVSSKTAKAKIADLRCHYKNTFETANVINGMKLRKAQQLYRQVLAKTRCIPFKRYNGKIGNTAQAKEWGQTKGRWPRKSVVAMLSLLKNAEANAIEKGLDPGKMVIKHVQVDQAPRVRRRTFRAHGRITPYMRSPCHVQLFMTQPQERVPVPKSKPKK, encoded by the coding sequence ATGGTGCATTACTCCCGCAAGCCACAGGTTTCCTCGAAGACGGCCAAGGCGAAGATCGCCGACCTCCGCTGCCACTACAAGAACACCTTCGAGACGGCTAATGTGATCAACGGCATGAAGCTGCGTAAGGCCCAGCAGTTGTATCGGCAGGTCCTCGCCAAAACCCGCTGCATTCCCTTCAAGCGTTACAATGGAAAGATTGGCAATACGGCACAAGCCAAGGAGTGGGGACAGACGAAGGGACGCTGGCCACGCAAGTCCGTTGTAGCGATGCTCTCATTGTTGAAGAATGCTGAGGCAAATGCCATCGAGAAGGGACTCGACCCCGGAAAGATGGTCATTAAACACGTTCAGGTGGATCAGGCCCCTCGCGTGCGTCGCCGTACGTTCCGTGCCCATGGCCGCATAACGCCGTACATGCGCAGCCCGTGCCACGTACAGCTCTTCATGACCCAGCCCCAGGAGCGCGTTCCTGTTCCCAAAAGCAAACCCAAGAAGTAG